One window from the genome of Pseudanabaena yagii GIHE-NHR1 encodes:
- a CDS encoding AbrB family transcriptional regulator, producing MTDTVTAPLTGKALLQKAKELNNLPKREQAKKCGYFTRGKDGVDRVNLTEFYEAVLAARGFAINPEQNKDGRGREPTFRVSVHKNGQIVIGSTYTRSMGLNEGDEFEIKLGYKHIHLIQLTNDQPEDGEE from the coding sequence ATGACAGACACTGTAACTGCTCCTTTAACAGGAAAGGCTCTCCTTCAAAAGGCAAAAGAGCTAAATAACTTGCCTAAACGTGAACAAGCCAAAAAATGTGGTTATTTCACTAGGGGGAAAGATGGCGTAGACCGAGTTAATTTGACAGAGTTTTATGAAGCAGTGCTTGCTGCTAGAGGCTTTGCCATTAATCCTGAACAGAATAAAGATGGTCGTGGACGCGAACCAACTTTCCGTGTTAGCGTTCATAAAAATGGTCAAATCGTGATTGGTTCTACCTATACAAGGTCAATGGGGTTGAATGAAGGGGATGAGTTTGAAATTAAACTAGGATATAAGCATATCCATCTGATTCAGTTGACTAATGATCAACCAGAAGATGGCGAAGAATAA
- a CDS encoding TatD family hydrolase has protein sequence MQLVDTHVHINFKDFQADLNAVRDRWLSNGVTKLVHSCVSPDEFPQLQAIADQFPEVSLAVGLHPLDKNLNTTGWHPEIGDRIKSLASSEPRVVAIGETGLDFFKSDNEAAQIEAFKSQLRTARSLNLPVIIHSREASVATRQVLQEINAEAPQEPIRGVMHCWAGNPEETQWFVDLGMYISFSGVVTFKNAHDLHESAKFVPSDRLLVETDCPFLAPVPKRGKRNEPAYVLHVAEHVAKLRNVELVTLAEQTTNNAFTLFSLA, from the coding sequence ATGCAGCTTGTAGATACCCATGTGCACATTAACTTCAAAGATTTTCAGGCTGATCTCAATGCAGTGCGCGATCGCTGGTTGAGTAATGGTGTCACCAAACTCGTACATTCCTGTGTTAGCCCTGATGAATTTCCCCAACTGCAAGCGATCGCCGATCAATTTCCTGAAGTCAGCCTAGCGGTTGGGCTACATCCGTTAGATAAAAATTTGAATACAACGGGTTGGCATCCTGAAATTGGCGATCGCATTAAGTCATTAGCTAGTAGTGAACCGAGGGTAGTAGCGATCGGCGAGACTGGTTTAGATTTTTTTAAGTCAGATAATGAAGCTGCTCAAATCGAAGCCTTTAAATCGCAACTACGCACTGCGCGATCGCTAAATTTGCCCGTGATTATTCATTCGCGTGAAGCCTCAGTCGCGACTCGTCAAGTATTGCAAGAAATTAATGCCGAAGCGCCCCAAGAACCAATTCGTGGTGTAATGCATTGCTGGGCGGGGAATCCAGAGGAAACACAATGGTTTGTAGATCTGGGGATGTATATCAGTTTTAGTGGTGTAGTAACGTTCAAAAATGCCCATGACTTGCATGAGTCAGCAAAATTTGTGCCAAGCGATCGCCTTTTAGTAGAGACCGATTGCCCATTTCTCGCACCAGTACCAAAACGTGGCAAGCGGAATGAACCTGCCTATGTCCTACATGTTGCTGAGCACGTCGCTAAGTTACGAAATGTTGAGTTAGTCACTCTCGCTGAACAAACCACAAATAACGCTTTTACTTTGTTTTCGCTTGCATAA
- a CDS encoding cysteine desulfurase family protein has product MQIYLDHGATSPARPEVIELMTEVMRSQWGNPSSLHAWGERSTMAIERARLQVASLLNADPEGIIFTSGGTESDNMALMGIARQYRTPQHMIISSVEHSAVRLPAQYLEQHGWEITRLSVDRDGKVSPQDLGRSLRPNTVLVSVIAAQNEVGTIQPIDKLGQICRNANVPFHTDAVQAIAKIDINVQTLPIDLLSLSAHKFYGTQGIGALYINPLIIQKHGLVPLNLGGGQERGYRSGTQAVAAIAGLGLAAELAAKELMSESQRLTKLRDRLYALLDDIPDLVPTGSSDRLPHHLSFYHKYLDGRRLVRELNYAGIAISSGSACSSGAIEPSAILLAMGYSDSEARNSIRLTLGKSTTEADIEWTALAIHQILSRV; this is encoded by the coding sequence ATGCAAATATATCTAGATCACGGTGCTACTAGCCCTGCGCGTCCAGAAGTCATTGAGCTAATGACAGAAGTAATGCGATCGCAATGGGGCAATCCCTCTAGCCTCCATGCGTGGGGTGAGCGTTCAACAATGGCGATCGAACGTGCACGCTTGCAAGTGGCAAGTTTGTTAAACGCCGATCCTGAAGGCATTATTTTTACTTCGGGGGGAACAGAGTCAGACAATATGGCTTTGATGGGGATTGCGCGGCAATATCGAACACCACAGCACATGATCATCTCATCGGTGGAACATTCCGCCGTGCGTTTGCCTGCTCAATATTTAGAACAACATGGTTGGGAAATTACCAGATTATCTGTCGATCGCGATGGGAAAGTATCGCCTCAAGATTTAGGGCGATCGCTACGTCCTAATACAGTACTAGTGTCAGTAATTGCTGCTCAAAATGAAGTGGGTACAATTCAACCGATTGATAAGCTTGGTCAAATTTGTCGCAATGCTAATGTGCCATTTCATACTGATGCGGTGCAAGCGATCGCGAAGATAGACATCAATGTTCAGACTTTACCGATCGATTTGTTATCTCTATCCGCCCATAAGTTCTATGGCACACAGGGGATTGGTGCGTTATATATTAATCCGCTAATTATTCAAAAACATGGACTAGTTCCCCTCAACCTAGGTGGTGGACAAGAACGTGGTTATCGCTCAGGGACACAGGCTGTTGCCGCGATCGCAGGATTAGGGCTTGCTGCTGAACTAGCCGCCAAGGAATTAATGAGCGAATCACAACGCCTTACAAAATTGCGCGATCGCCTCTATGCATTACTAGATGACATCCCTGACCTCGTTCCCACAGGAAGCTCAGACCGATTACCCCATCATCTGAGCTTCTATCATAAATACCTTGATGGTCGTCGGCTTGTGCGGGAACTCAATTATGCAGGAATTGCAATTAGTTCTGGTTCAGCATGTAGTAGCGGTGCGATCGAGCCAAGCGCCATCCTATTAGCAATGGGATATTCTGATTCCGAAGCTAGAAATAGTATTCGCCTCACCCTCGGCAAATCCACCACCGAAGCCGATATCGAGTGGACAGCATTGGCAATACATCAAATTCTGAGCCGCGTTTAA
- a CDS encoding universal stress protein codes for MFKTVLFPLNRSQETRQAVAVAIDLVQKYQAQLYVLSVTEPDANDSDRISSQDLIEEVKTYFAEVGISVQTKVAEGKTAFVICDFADEINADLIVMGSRGVSLTEEHPEEHSVSQKVINLSPCPVLVVP; via the coding sequence ATGTTTAAAACTGTTTTATTCCCTTTAAACAGAAGTCAAGAAACCCGCCAAGCTGTAGCCGTCGCGATCGATCTGGTACAGAAATATCAGGCGCAACTATATGTACTGTCGGTTACGGAGCCTGATGCTAACGATAGCGATCGCATTTCATCCCAAGATTTAATCGAAGAAGTCAAGACTTATTTTGCTGAAGTCGGTATTTCCGTTCAGACCAAAGTTGCTGAGGGCAAGACTGCTTTTGTAATTTGCGATTTTGCCGATGAAATTAATGCTGATTTAATTGTCATGGGTTCACGGGGAGTTAGCTTGACCGAAGAACATCCTGAGGAGCACAGCGTAAGCCAGAAGGTGATCAATCTTTCTCCTTGTCCTGTTCTCGTTGTGCCGTAA